ACGCCGCGGCGCGCGGCGCGGTCGTGTTCACCGGCGACGTCGTCCGTCCCGGGCTCGAGGTCGACGTCGGCTTCGAGTTCGCGCTCTCGTCGTCCTTCCGGTTCGGGCCGTTCATTCGCTACGCCCACGCGTTCCAGACGGACGGAGCCGAGCTGGCCCTCGGGCAAGGCGACGGGACCTTCCTCATCATCGGGCTCAGCGGCGCGCTCACCTTCGGCGGCGAAGAGGCGGCGCCGGTCGACACCGACCGCGATGGCTCGAACGACGACGTCGACCGCTGCCCGAACGAGCCCGAGGACGCCGACGGCTACGAGGACGAGGACGGCTGCCCCGACACCGACGACGACGCGGACGGCGTGCCGGACGCCGACGACTCTTGCCCGCGTGAGGCCGAGGACCGCGACGGGTTCCAGGACGAAGACGGCTGCCCCGACCCGGACAACGACGGAGACGGGATCGCGGACGGCGACGACCAGTGCCCGAACGAGGCCGAGGACATGAACGGGCAGGCCGACGAAGACGGCTGCCCGGACGCGGGGGAGGACTCGGACGGCGACGGAGTGCCCGACGTCTCGGACCAGTGCCCCGAGGACCCCGAGGATCGCGACGGCTTCGCCGACGAGGACGGCTGCCCCGACCCGGACAACGACGGTGACGGCGTGCTCGACGGCGACGACGACTGCCCGACCGCCCCCGGCCACGTCGACAACGGCGGCTGCCCCCAGGCGGTGCGCGTCGAGGGGACGCAGATCCGGATCCTCCAGCGGATCGAGTTCGACGTCGAGCACTCGACGATCCGCCGCCGGTCCTACCCGATCCTCGAGGAGGTCGCCGCGGCCCTCCAGGCGAACCCGCAGATCCGTCGCCTCCGGATCGAAGGGCACACCGACAATCGCGGTGACGAGGAGTACAACCGCGAGCTCAGCCAGCAGCGCGCGCAGCGCGTGATGGAGTGGCTGGTCGAGAACGGGGTCGCGGCCGAGCGCCTGCAGGCCGAGGGCGTCGGGCCCTCGCGGCCGCTCGAGGACAACGAGACGCGCGCGGGCCGCCAGGCCAACCGCCGCGTCGAGTTCCACATCGTTCAGTAGACAGATCGTGCAGTAGAGAAAAAGCGAGCGGGCTGCGAGACCCCCGCCAGGGTCTCGCAGCCCGCTCTCGATACTGCAGATCTCCGAGCGCGAACGCTCGACGTAGTCAATCTTCCGTGATGGGCGTCGGGGTCGGGTCCGGCGAGGCGACGCGAGGGCGCAGCTCGTCGCGTTGCATGGGACGCGTCACGGGGGTCGGGGTGGGGTCGGGTCGATCCGGGTTGGTCACCGGGGTCGGCGTCGGGTCTTCCCGCGAGCCATCGCTCGGCATGTGGGTCGACGCCGCGAAGGTCTGGCTGATGGGGTGGCTCGGCTGCGGGCTCGGGTCGGCCGCGAGCGGGTCGACCGCGAGGCCCGTGTCGAGCTCCGCGCTGAGGAGGCTGAGGCTGTCGACGCAGATCACCGCGTCGTCCTTGACCAGGGCGCCGAGCAGCGGCTCGCCCTCGACCCGGACGAGGCGCACGCGAGAGAAGTCTTCGTCCTCGCAGCCGGGCTGCGCGAGGGACCACACGGAGGTGGGCACGACGATCTCGGACGCGTCGAGCGCGTGCTCCGCGGCCGCGATCTCGTGGTCGAGGTCGCCCGCGCAGGCCGCGAGGGAGAGGGCGCTCAGACCCAGAAGGCCGAGCATCGGAGACAGGTGGAATCGCACGTTCACTTCAGACCCCACTCGTGAACCAGCTTGGAAAGCCGGGGTCGCTTCATTCCGAGCAGCTCGGCTGCCCGCGAGATGTTCCCGCCCGACTCGTCGAGCGCGCGTTCGATCAGCTCGCGCTCGATGCGCTTGCGCAGATCGTAGATGGAGCCGTCGCCGTCCTTGACCCGCTCGTAGGCGAGGTCGCCGAGGGACGCGTCCGAGGGAGGCGGCGGCGAGGTCGCGGGGCGCGTGGGCGCGTGCTCGGCGAAGTCCGCCGCGGTCAGGAGACCCGAGGGCGAGAGCACGGCCACGCTGCGGAGCGCGTTCTCGAGCTCTCGCACGTTGCCCGGCCAGTCGCGCCGCGCGAGCGCCTCGATGGCGTCGGGGGCGAGGGTCTTGAGCTCTCCGCCGATGTCGCCGGAGATCTTCTGCAGGAGGTGGCGTGAGAGCTCGGGCAGATCCTCCAGCCGCTCGCGGAGCGCGGGGACGCGCACGGTGATCCCGCTGAGGCGGTAGAAGAGATCCTCGCGGAAGCGCCCCTCACGGACGAGCTCCTTCAGGTCGCGGTGCGTCGCGGCGATCACGCGCACGTTCACGCTCAGGGTCTTGGTCCCGCCGACGCGCTCGAAGGTGCGCTCCTGCAGGACCCGCAGCAGGGCGGCCTGCATGCGCGGCGAGATGTCGCCGATCTCGTCCAGGAGGATCGTGCCGCCGTCGGCCAGCTCGAAGCGGCCCTTCTTCTGGCGGTCCGCGCCCGTGAACGCGCCGCGCTCGTGACCGAAGAGCTCGCTCGAGAGCAGCTCGTCGACCAGCGCCGCGCAGTTGACGCGCACGAAGGGCGCGCCCTCGCGCGGCGAGCTGGCGTGCAGCGCCTCGGCCACCAGCTCCTTGCCCGTGCCGCTCTCGCCCGTGATCAGGACGGTGCTGTCGGTGGGGCCGACCCGCGCGATCCAGCCGCGGAGCTCTCGCATCGGCTTGCTCGAGCCGACCATGAGGCCGCCGTCGCTCGTCGGCGCGGCCTTCTCCGGGCGCTCCGCGACGCGGCGCTCGGCCTGCGCGAGGTGGCGCGCGAGGGAGCGCTCCGCGAAGAGCGCCCGGAGCGGCTCGGGCACGCGCTGGAGCAGCTCGCCCTCCTTGCGGCGCAGCACCGACAGCTCCTCGCGCGCCCGGCCCGAGAGGCCGCTGCGGTGCAGCGCCAGGGCGAGCTCGAGGCGCGCCGTCTGCTCCATCAGCGGGTCGTGGGTCTCGCGGGCCGAGTCCACGGCCAGCCGCGCCAGCGGGATCTGCTCGTCGCCGTCGCCGAGGCGGGCCTGAAGCAGCGCCACGCGGGCCAGGGTCCGCGCGCTCGCCGCCGGCTCCATCGCTTCGAGCCGCGCCCGCGCCGCCTCGGCGTCCCCTTCGTCGAGGTCGAGGGTGGCCAGGCCGAGCAGGGCCTCGTTCTTGGTCGCCGCGTTGCCCAGCCGCTCGGCGATGCGAAGGGCGCCCGCGTACGCGCGCCGCGCCTCCTCGAGGTTGCCCAGCTCCACGTGCGCCGCCGCCTCGACCCGCAGGCCCTCGGCGTCGACGGCC
The Sandaracinaceae bacterium genome window above contains:
- a CDS encoding OmpA family protein — translated: MRTMHYTLLLASLISLVPSVGAAQAYDHALRLEAGLGLPVGSPVAERFDAGGGLGLGYELRFLPFLGAEAHHGSFFFPTTTPTPSGYGAYHGLGLGLRLHPIPDLDAGDLYAAARGAVVFTGDVVRPGLEVDVGFEFALSSSFRFGPFIRYAHAFQTDGAELALGQGDGTFLIIGLSGALTFGGEEAAPVDTDRDGSNDDVDRCPNEPEDADGYEDEDGCPDTDDDADGVPDADDSCPREAEDRDGFQDEDGCPDPDNDGDGIADGDDQCPNEAEDMNGQADEDGCPDAGEDSDGDGVPDVSDQCPEDPEDRDGFADEDGCPDPDNDGDGVLDGDDDCPTAPGHVDNGGCPQAVRVEGTQIRILQRIEFDVEHSTIRRRSYPILEEVAAALQANPQIRRLRIEGHTDNRGDEEYNRELSQQRAQRVMEWLVENGVAAERLQAEGVGPSRPLEDNETRAGRQANRRVEFHIVQ